In the Nicotiana tabacum cultivar K326 chromosome 16, ASM71507v2, whole genome shotgun sequence genome, one interval contains:
- the LOC142170372 gene encoding uncharacterized protein LOC142170372 translates to MSERVRRPEKDPPRKETSQIPRKETDSGATDHVSRDRESFIEFRRVPPGSKHVYVGNNAKLEVKRIGTCRMDMRGDRSLMLHDVLYVPEIQRNLVFVSILLDLDFNLNFSRNGLRITQDNVFYDFGHRCDGFIVLDCNPPTYNYYVDRCVMTYYFSNNDVDVITWHARLGHIGKNRMNRWAKEGHLGSFSKIEMTTCENCLAGKITRKPFGKAKRADFPLQLIHSDICGPMNVRSGSGNFQSQNPSEEPEFQLRKSSRKNIPKRTYEIEYYIFLVSPTEMDEPKSVTEALSSPGKDKYKARLVVKGFTQEVGIDYEETFLPVVKFTSIRLFLAIVARLDLELHQMDIKTAFLNGELNEEIYMEQPVGFIVKGQEKKKSNGLFVILSLYVDDILLAENSLKYLKTIKSWLSKSFDMKDMGEADYILGFKIQRDRSKKLLSLSQETYIKKILEHFRINGCKSMDTPIARGETLSLEMCPKTENEKEDMSRVPYSSIVGSLIYVKGTADNSLCYSGNDLYLRGYTDAEWAGVRNDRKSTSGYAFLVNGGAISWKSKKQTCTSLQQWKLSSWLVRLQYKKLFG, encoded by the exons ATGTCGGAAAGGGTAAGGAGACCGGAGAAGGATCctccaagaaaagaaacaagCCAAATTCCAAGAAAGGAAACCG ACTCAGGGGCCACCGACCATGTGAGTCGCGATAGAGAATCGTTTATAGAGTTTCGTCGAGTTCCACCTGGATCAAAGCATGTATATGTGGGAAATAATGCAAAGCTTGAAGTCAAAAGGATAGGCACTTGCAGAATGGACATGCGTGGTGACAGATCTTTGATGTTGCATGACGTCCTATATGTTCCAGAGATTCAACGAAACTTAGTCTTTGTATCTATTCTTCTAGATTTAGATTTCAATTTGAACTTTAGTCGTAATGGTCTTAGAATTACTCAAGACAATGTTTTTTATGATTTTGGACATCGTTGTGATGGTTTTATTGTATTAGATTGTAATCCTCCTACGTATAACTATTATGTTGACCGTTGTGTTATGACATATTATTTTAGTAACAATGATGTTGATGTTATTACGTGGCATGCAAGATTAGGTCACATAGGGAAAAATCGAATGAATAGATGGGCTAAGGAAGGACATTTAGGTTCTTTCTCTAAAATTGAAATGACAACTTGTGAAAATTGTCTTGCCGGAAAGATTACACGTAAACCATTTGGAAAGGCTAAGAGAGCTGATTTTCCATTGCAATTAATCCATTCAGATAtctgtggtccaatgaatgtAAGG AGTGGGAGTGGGAACTTTCAATCCCAAAATCCTTCTGAAGAACCTGAATTTCAACTACGAAAGAGTTCCAGGAAAAATATACCCAAACGTACTTATGAAATTGAATATTATATTTTCTTAGTATCTCCCACAGAAATGGATGAGCCAAAGTCTGTGACTGAGGCTTTATCTAGCCCTGGAAAAGATAA ATACAAGGCACGATTGGTGGTAAAAGGTTTTACTCAAGAAGTTGGAATAGATTATGAGGAAACATTTTTACCTGTGGTGAAGTTTACCTCAATTCGCTTATTTTTGGCTATTGTTGCACGTTTGGATTTGGAATTACATCAAATGGACATTAAGACAGCTTTTCTCAATGGAGAACTAAacgaagaaatctacatggaacagcCTGTAGGCTTCATCGTTAAAGGCCAAGAAAAGAAg AAGTCTAATGGGTTGTTTGTAATTCTTTCTCTTTATGTGGACGATATTTTATTGGCTGAAAATAGTTTAAAGTATTTGAAAACTATCAAGTCATGGCTTTCAAAGTCATTTGACATGAAAGATATGGGCGAAGCAGACTATATCCTTGGATTTAAGATCCAAAGAGACCGTTCCAAAAAGTTATTGAGTCTATCTCAAGAaacttatataaagaaaattttggAGCATTTTCGCATAAATGGTTGTAAATCCATGGATACTCCTATAGCGAGAGGTGAAACTTTAAGCCTTGAAATGTGTCCCAAgactgaaaatgaaaaggaagacatGTCTCGAGTTCCATATTCAAGTATTGTCGGGAGCTTGAT ATACGTGAAGGGAACTGCAGATAATTCACTATGTTATAGTGGAAATGATTTATACTTGAGAGGATATACAGATGCTGAATGGGCTGGTGTTCGGAATGATAGAAAATCAACATCCGGTTATGCCTTCTTAGTTAATGGTGGTGCTATATCATGGAAAAGTAAGAAACAAACTTGTACATCCCTTCAACAATGGAAGCTGAGTTCGTGGCTTGTGCGTCTGCAGTACAAGAAGTTGTTTGGTTGA